The Urbifossiella limnaea nucleotide sequence AACCTCTTCCTTTGGGACGCGGCCTCCAAGAAGGTAACATCGCCGCTCAAGGGGCAACGCAGTGTCAGCTGCGTCGTCTGGTCACCCGACGGGAGTAGGCTCGTCTCGGGCGGGAGTGATCTGCGGGTCTGGGAGCCTGCGACGGGCAAGTTGCTCGCGACCCTCCCCGTCGGGGACGCCACGGACGACTGCTTCGGCCTTGCGATTTCCAGGGACGGTAAGCTGGTCGCCTCGGGCACCCACCGCGGCAACCTCAAGGTCTGGGACCTCACTACGGGGACCGCCAGGCTCGTGCTTCGGCGGGCTCACTCACCGGAAGCGCCGGTGGTGAGGCCGATCGGAGAGCTGTCGAAGGGGACGGCGGGGTACGTCTACTGCGTCGCCCTCTCCCCGGACGACGCCGTGCTCGCCGCCGGCGTCGGCCCGACGGTCCGGCTCTGGGACCTCAAGACACTGCTCCCTGCGAACGCCGCAGCCGAGAAGCAGCCCAAGGGCGCGGAACCCGAATCGCGGTAGCGGGCAAACCCGAGCCAATGTGAGATCGGAGCTCCGTCTCGCGATCGCTCTCGATTCTTCGCAGAGGTGATAGGCGCACCGCGTCGGGCCTCGAAGACTCGACCCGACCTACGGAAGCCCCGAGCCGGCCGCGGGTTGCGGCCCACGGCGTCGCTCCAACGCTAATTTGTGACATTGACTCAATGCGTGCCTCGACCCCCCGGGGGGGAGCCGTACACACAATGCCCCCGGCTTGAGCGACGCCCGTCACAGCAGCCGGTCGCGCTTCCGCAGCAGCCACTCGCCCAGCAGCGCCAGCAGCAGCAGGCCGTACACCCCCGCGTGGTTCCACAGCGGCAGCGGCGGCCGCGGCTCGTTCAGCGGCACCCGGTCCGGCTCCTTCAGGTCCGCGAAGAACGCCTCCGCCGTCGCCAGCGTGTAGAACTTGCCGTGCGACTTCGCCGCCGCCGCGATCAGGTCCGGGGCGTTCAGGTCCACCCGCTCCCGCTCCGTCGCCGGCGGCAGCACCCGCACGCTCGCCGACGGCGGCGCCGCACCCACGTCCGGGTCCGACAGCACGAACTGGTACACCCCCTCCGGCGTCCGCGTCAGCACGCCCTCGAAGCGGCGGCGGTCGGCCTTGTCGCGCGCCAGCACCAGCAGCTGCGTCTCCGCCTCGCCCGCCGACCCCGGCAGCGGCGACCGCGTCACCCGCACCTTCACCACCGTGCCCTCCGGCGGCGCCGGGGCGTCGTCGGGGAAGCCTACCTGTACCGTGATGCGGTCGCCGCGGCGGACCGGGCCGTCGGGCAGCAGCTTCAGTTCCGGCTTGCCGCGCCGCGCCCGCGCCAGCGCCCGCACCGACTGCAACCAGAAGGCGTTGAACTGCGGCTCGTCGGCGCGGAAGCGCCACCGCCACGTCTCGTCGAAGCCGAGGAACACCACACGCCCGGCGCCAGCGAACTGCTGCAGCACCAGCGGGTGCTTGCCGCCGGTGTTCCCCTCCGCGGCGCGGTCCGGGTGAACCGCCAGTACCTCGGCCGCGGGCTTGCGGGCGTACCCCTTCGCGGCCCAGAACAGCGGCGGCAGCCGCGCCCAAATCTGCTCCGCCTCCGCGTCCTTCTTGCCGAACCGGAACAGCGGGTGCCGCTTCCCCTCGGGCGTCAACTGCGGGCGGTAGCCCTCCGTCAGCGGGCGGTCCTCGGGCGTCGGCCGCGGCACGACTTCGAGCACCACCACCGGCAGCACGTCGGCCACCGGCGTGTCGGCGAACGCGGCCGGGGTGTGGTGCTCGCCGGCGGCCACGAGGAGGCCGCCGCCCTTCACCTTCACGAAGTCGGCCAGGTCTTGCATCGCCCGCGCCGACTGCGGCAGCAGTTTCGGGTCGAAGTCGCCGAGGATGACCACGTCGAACGTGAACAGCTCGTCGCGGGTCGGGAACGCCTCCAGGGCCACGGCGCTGCGGTCCGTCTCCGACCACCCCGGCGACGCCCCCACCAGCACCGTCTTGAACTCGATCGACTTGTTCCCCGCCACCTGGTCCGACTCGCGCTCCAGCAGCACCTTGGCGAAGCGGAAGTCGTACCGCGGCCGGCCCTCCACGAACAGCACGCGGGCGCGCTTGGCCTCGGTCACGAGCACGCGCCGCTCGACGCGGTTGTTCGTCAGGTCCGTCTCGCCCGGCGCCGGCGGCACGTCGAGGACAAGAATCTTTTCGCCGACGGTGGTGGGGGTGTACGCCAGCTCCACCTTTTCGCCGGCCTCGGTGGGCCGCACCTCCTGCCGGCCGAGCTCGACGAGGCGGTCGCCGACCTTCTCGTAGAGCGTCACGCGGACGGGGTCCGGCGGCACGGCGCCGCGCGACGCCAGCTTGGCACCGATGTCGAGCGTGTCGCCGCGGGCCACCACGTCGCCGAAGCGCAGGTCGGACAGGCCCAGGTCGGGGACGACCCACGGGTCACCGACGCCGACGAGGTACAGGGGCACGCCGGCGGCCTCGGCCGCGGCCGGCAGCGACGCGCCGGCGGTGGTCACGCCGTCGGTGAACATCACCACCGCGGCGGGCGGATTCCCCTGGAACTGTCGGGCGATCTGCTCGACGCCGTCGCCGAGCTGCGAGCCGTCGCCGGTGGGTTGCAGCGCGAGCAGCGCCTCGCGCAGGGGGGCAGCCTCCTCGGTCTCGGTGGCGCTGCCGACGACGCGGCCGCGGACGTCCACGGCGAACACGTTCACCTTGACGCGCTTCTCGGTGAGGAGGCGGTCGAGCCAGTCGCCGCCGGGGCGCGTGAGCAGTTGTTGGGCGAGCTTCAGGCGGTGCGTCCGCGGCAGGTTGGCGGCGCCGACCAACTCCTCGGCCTTGGCGCGGACGGCGGCGTCCTTCAGGTCGTCCACCGTGTCCATGCTCGCGGACGTGTCGAGGATGATGACGACTTCGGGCCAGCCGACGCGCTTGAAGACGAGCTTCCACTGCGGCAGCACGGCCGTGAGTACCGTGAGAATGACGGCCCCGCGCAGCAGCGCCGCGGGGAGGACGCGAGCCAGGCCGCCGGCGGCGGCGCGCTCCCGGGCGTAAATGCCGAACGCGTAGCCGACGAACAGCACGGCGACGCCGACGACGGCCCAGCCGTCGTTGCGGCGGTCCGGCGTCGTCACCGACACGCGCTCGAACACCACGCGGTTGCTCTCGCCGGCCGGCGCCGGCGGCACCCCGGCGGCGCGGGCGATGGCGCCTTCCGCGGCGTCGCGGGCCGGGTCGGGGAGGAAGCCGAACAGGTCGCCGGTGAGTTCGACGCGCACCGCCAGCGCCACGGCGGCGAGGCACACCAGCGTCAGCCCGCCGGCGAGCACGGTGCCGAACGTGCGCCAGACCGGGTGCCGGCTGAGCGGCCGCGCCACCGTGCCGCCGGCGCGGGCGGGGCCGGTCCACCACGCCAACGTCGTCTCCGCGGCCAGCAGCGTCAGCAGCGCCCACGCCGCCCACCGGGACAGGTCGGGGCCGTGCGGCCGCGGCTGCGTCACGGTGCCGGTGCCGCTGCCGTCGGTCGGCTGTGCCTCGGCCGGGTCGCTCACCACCTGAACGGGGCCGACCACCTTCCACTCGTCGGGCGTGAGCCGCTTCAGGTCGGACTCGGCGTCGCCGGCCGGGTTCACCGCGAACACGCGGTCGCGGCTGTCGCCGGGCGCCACCCGCTCGCGCGGGTCGGTCAGCCGCATCCGGTAGAAGCCGGCGAGGCGCGTGTCGGCGAACCGGGCCACGGCCGACTCGTCGCGGAGTGTCACCGGGGCGTCACCGCTGATCCCCTCGGGGCCGGTCACGCTCGCGGTCAGGCCGGCGGCCGCGGCGGGGAAGAATTCCTCGAGCGCGTCGCCGACGCGGGCCGTGTGCGGGTCCGGGTTTGCGGCGGCGAAGCGGAGCAGTTCGTGCTGGAATTCCAGGTAGCTCGGGAAGATGGGCCACTCGGTCCAGTCGCGGTTCAGGCTGCTGGCGTACACCACGACGCGGCCGCGGAAGCGCGGCCACTCGAGCACCGCGGGGTCGAGCTTCGCGTCCTTCGCGCCGGCCGCCGGGGCGAACGACAGGACGCGCCGGGCGGCGCCGTCGGCGAGCTTCACGTACCCGCGGAACGGCACGCCGACGAGGCCGGCGCGCGGGTTGTCCTCGCGGAACGCGGCCAGCGGCGAGCCCGGCCGGCGGTACTCGGCGTCGTCGGCGCTCAGGGTGAAGCCGGGGTTCTCGGCGGGGGCGCTCACGACCTCCCCGAGCGCCGACGGGAGGATGCCCTTGCCGTCGGCGTACAGGAGGCGGTTGTAGCTGTCCTTCGCCGCGGCCGCGTTCGGGCCGAGGCCGATCACCACGCCGCCGCCGCGCTTCAGGTGCGCTTCGAGCCGCGCCGCCATCGCCGGGGTGACCGTCGGCACGTCGGCGAGGTAGACGCAGTCGGCGCCGGTGGTGTCGCCGACGGCCGCGTCCGCGAACTCGCCGTAGCTCAGCATCCAGCGCTCGGCGGGCGTCTCGGGCCAGCGACCGCCGGGGCGGTGCAGACGCGCCGGGGTGTCGCCCGGCCGCGCGCCCGGCGGCACGAGCGCCCGCGCCAGGTACTCGCCGGCCCGCTTCAGCGGGTCGGCCTCGCCCTTCTTCCCCTCCACGATCAGCGCGTGCAGCCCGTCGCGCGCCTCGACCACGACCGCCCGCGCGTCGTCGGCCGGCAGGTCGTCGCCGGTTTCCAGCTTCACCTGGATGAGATGCACGCCCGGCGTCAGGAAACCGGTTTTGCTCCCCTCCAGCGTGAACGACGCCGACACCCGCCCGCCGGCCGGGATCGCGGGCGTGGACTCGGCGGCGACCGCGGCCGGCGTCTCGACCCCCGCCGCCGACGGCCGGCCGAGGTGCAGCCCGAGCTTGGTCGGCGGGTGGTCGCGGCGGCCGAAGTTCTGCACGGTCGCGGTGACGACCATTGGCGAGCCCACGACCGCGACCGGGTCGGACAGTGCGAGATCGACGACGGCCAGGTTCTCGGGGTCGTCGCGGGCCACGTCCACGACGACCACGTCGGCGGCGCCGCGGCCGTTCTTGCCGCGGAGGATGGTGGTCCACGCCTCCGGCAGCGGCGCGTCGGCCCGCGGCAGCGCGGCGGCCCACCCGGTGCGCTGCGCGTCGGTGAAGATGG carries:
- a CDS encoding VWA domain-containing protein, which encodes MPPFAVFAVFTPGLAAGAAAAAVAVPFLVHLLFRKRYQIVPWAAIRFLAVAERRHRRRVDHWLLLAARVLALLVALFALAAATDWAEAWWQRVRPGEQVAVASGTRTHHVIVLDASMSMTARAADGPTRFEKAKAQAEELVRGGSPGDGFSVIVVGAPSPVVVPGPSNAVLKVLDELGKLRPTHAAADGAVVLSHVVDALSRSPRGYPRRQVTIFTDAQRTGWAAALPRADAPLPEAWTTILRGKNGRGAADVVVVDVARDDPENLAVVDLALSDPVAVVGSPMVVTATVQNFGRRDHPPTKLGLHLGRPSAAGVETPAAVAAESTPAIPAGGRVSASFTLEGSKTGFLTPGVHLIQVKLETGDDLPADDARAVVVEARDGLHALIVEGKKGEADPLKRAGEYLARALVPPGARPGDTPARLHRPGGRWPETPAERWMLSYGEFADAAVGDTTGADCVYLADVPTVTPAMAARLEAHLKRGGGVVIGLGPNAAAAKDSYNRLLYADGKGILPSALGEVVSAPAENPGFTLSADDAEYRRPGSPLAAFREDNPRAGLVGVPFRGYVKLADGAARRVLSFAPAAGAKDAKLDPAVLEWPRFRGRVVVYASSLNRDWTEWPIFPSYLEFQHELLRFAAANPDPHTARVGDALEEFFPAAAAGLTASVTGPEGISGDAPVTLRDESAVARFADTRLAGFYRMRLTDPRERVAPGDSRDRVFAVNPAGDAESDLKRLTPDEWKVVGPVQVVSDPAEAQPTDGSGTGTVTQPRPHGPDLSRWAAWALLTLLAAETTLAWWTGPARAGGTVARPLSRHPVWRTFGTVLAGGLTLVCLAAVALAVRVELTGDLFGFLPDPARDAAEGAIARAAGVPPAPAGESNRVVFERVSVTTPDRRNDGWAVVGVAVLFVGYAFGIYARERAAAGGLARVLPAALLRGAVILTVLTAVLPQWKLVFKRVGWPEVVIILDTSASMDTVDDLKDAAVRAKAEELVGAANLPRTHRLKLAQQLLTRPGGDWLDRLLTEKRVKVNVFAVDVRGRVVGSATETEEAAPLREALLALQPTGDGSQLGDGVEQIARQFQGNPPAAVVMFTDGVTTAGASLPAAAEAAGVPLYLVGVGDPWVVPDLGLSDLRFGDVVARGDTLDIGAKLASRGAVPPDPVRVTLYEKVGDRLVELGRQEVRPTEAGEKVELAYTPTTVGEKILVLDVPPAPGETDLTNNRVERRVLVTEAKRARVLFVEGRPRYDFRFAKVLLERESDQVAGNKSIEFKTVLVGASPGWSETDRSAVALEAFPTRDELFTFDVVILGDFDPKLLPQSARAMQDLADFVKVKGGGLLVAAGEHHTPAAFADTPVADVLPVVVLEVVPRPTPEDRPLTEGYRPQLTPEGKRHPLFRFGKKDAEAEQIWARLPPLFWAAKGYARKPAAEVLAVHPDRAAEGNTGGKHPLVLQQFAGAGRVVFLGFDETWRWRFRADEPQFNAFWLQSVRALARARRGKPELKLLPDGPVRRGDRITVQVGFPDDAPAPPEGTVVKVRVTRSPLPGSAGEAETQLLVLARDKADRRRFEGVLTRTPEGVYQFVLSDPDVGAAPPSASVRVLPPATERERVDLNAPDLIAAAAKSHGKFYTLATAEAFFADLKEPDRVPLNEPRPPLPLWNHAGVYGLLLLALLGEWLLRKRDRLL